The nucleotide sequence AACCGGCCCACCTGCCGCATGACCCCGCCACACGATAGAGCGGTTGGGCTATGCTTACGGAGCAAGTCTTACGAGGCAACGCTTGCATACGTGAGGCATTGCAGAATCGTGCGGGGTTGCGGGTGCATGGCTGATGAAAACGGTGAAAAACTTTCCAGAGAACATCGACCTGAGGTGATCCGAGAGAGGCTGACAAAGCCGGCGAAGGAAAACCTTGCGTCAGATATGGTTCTCGGGGGGATTGATGGCTGCGTAACCACCTTTGCTGTGGTCTCTGGTGTTGTTGGCGCGGGCTTTTCGCCCATTGTGGCTCTGGTGCTGGGGTTTGCAAATTTGCTCGCCGATGGTTTCAGTATGGCTGTCAGCAATTATGAATCGATTAAGACTCAGGGCGAATTTATTAAAAGCCTTCGCGATCAAGAACAGGAACACATCAAAAAGATACCTGAAGGCGAAAGGGAAGAGATTCGGCAAATCTTCAAAAATAAAGGTTTCTCCGGGGAGACGCTGGAAAAAATTGTAGACACCATCAGCGCCGATCAGCAGTTATGGATTGATACCATGCTCATTGAGGAGCATGGGGTGCAAAAAACACACCGAAATCCGGTGAAGGCCGCTATTGCCACATTTACGTCGTTTGTGCTTGTTGGATCTGTGCCGTTAATACCCTTCATGATCTCCGGATTAGAACAATCCGGGCAGTTTACCTTCAGTGCCTGTCTTGCCGCGCTTATGTTCTTTTCAATTGGTGCTTTGAAAAGCCGGTTTTTTGCCAAGCCCGTCTTTCTTGCCGGAATCAGCACGCTTCTCACCGGTGGCGTCGCTGCCTCGCTGGCCTTTCTGGTCGGTTACGTTCTTCGGGAAATTTTTGGGATCGTGGCGATGTAGGGGCATTGAATCCGAACAGAGCCCCTAAAAATCTGCGTATCAACCATGGTCCTGATGTTATTTCAGTTGAGTTTGATAAGTGGACTCAATACTGCAATCGAAAAGACCGCAATAAATTAAGGTTCACGCAACGATCTGACATCATGGCCTATCAGGGATTCGATCACTGAGTGTGAACCCGAATATGTGTTGCTCATTCGGTCAGGTTGACCATTCATGATTGGTATGGCGATCCAATAAAAGAAACTTGGATGGTTTCCCGTCTGATGAAGCCAAAAAAATTCAGATATGCTCACCTTCAGTGTACTTGTTACCAAGAAGATATTCTTTTTGTAGAAGGCTTTCGTCAATTCGCTGATCGATAAAGAGAATGTTGTGATCTCGCATCTGGCATAAAAATGGGTGCAAAAATAAGCAGGAATAAATCATGAGTAACTTTATGAATGCAGGCCTTGATCCGGATAGCGGGACGCAAGAACTCATCTATATCGATCCTGAACATGGTGCGCCACGGGTTTATTACCTCAGCCCGAATCACGATGAAGCGAATTTAACTCTGGTTTGGGCCACTGCGCTGTTGAAAGCCAAAGGCAATATCAATCTGACCGGTTTTTTCAGTGCCGAACCTGGTTATGAGCGATGCCGTATCGCTTATGACCGCAGTGGTTGTTTATATCTGGTGGATGAGAAGAATCAAAAGGCAGATTTTATTTATGACTACGGCATCGATGATATCCGGGCGGTCATTCTCTCTGATGGCCGGACACTGGCTGTTTTGTTTGAACCGGAGTGGGCTGACAATCATAGCGTGGAATTCTGGCAGTTTACCGGCACCAAACTGAGCCGTTCCTATCCGATAGAGCTGGATTGTTCTGCTGAAGAAGACGAGGACAATGACGAGCCATCGGGCAATCTGTTGCCCCTGTACGAGATTCAATTTGATGACTTTCTCTTCGCGGGGCCGGATAACAGCCTGATTCTTTATGCCTGCGGTGAGCGCAGTTTTACCGACCTGAAAAGTCGTCCGCTGCAATTTCTGATGCGGATCGATCTGAACCTGCCCCAGGGGAAAGCCAGTATTCGTGTTCAGCGGCTGGAGACGCCGCCGAAGCGGTGGAACCCGGAGAGGTGCTGTATTGCCGTGGATATCAAGCGTGGTCTGCTGGCAATGCCCGGTATGGCGATTGAAACGACACCCGGTCATGACATGGGCCAGCCAGGCTATCTCCAGCAGGTCAACCTGATTGATTTGAACCGTATTCCGCCAGCAGGAGAGGCGCCGTTACCTGTGCAAGAGCTGATGTTGCGTATCCCGGTGCGTTCTTATTCAGCAGAGGATCTGGGCAGTCGTTTTGATCCGGAAAATCAAAGAGATCAGGCCGCATTGATCCAACGCATAAATAGTTTGCAGTTCAGTGAGCAGGAGGATGCCCTCTGGGTTTGCTGGCACGATCATGCCATACGCAAAACGGCCCTGGATGGCCAGTGGCGTTCTCCTGTTCTGGCCGTTGCCGATAAAGCGGACCCGGAGCGAATTCGTACGTCTCGAAGCGAGGCAAGCCTGCTGCAGGCGATGCCTTCTCCGGCCAAGCCGAGGATCCTGCTGGGTGGCTGGCATGATTTGTATACTCTGAGGTTATCGACGGAGCAGCTGGCTGCTCTGGCAATGACAAGTCCAAGTGCAGCGCTTGAGGGCTGGTCTGTGGTGCAGGAAGAGGTCTGTGACTGGGGAGATGACTGGTCTCAGCCGCACAAGCAAAGTGACGAGCAGAAACTGCATCTGGCGCTGCTGGGAAAGCGGAAAACCAGAGTTGCCGATTTCGGGTCTGAACAGGCGCTGGGGGCTGCGCTTTATTACCTGTCGCTGAAATGCAGTGATATGGCAAATTTTTGTACCGGAAATCATCTGATCCTCGCTTTTACAGACGGCAAAGAAGTCTGGAATGAAGAACAGTTTTTCAGCACAGTGATACAGCTGCCTTTTGAATCAGCTGCAGAATTGATGGCAGATATTCTGAACAGTTTTATCGCTTACGAAGGCGCTGATTATTGTTTCAGTGAAAATGAAAAACCGGCACTGGCAGATTGCGCACTGCATCTTGGCCTATCTGACAGTCGTTGGCTGCCGCTGATTAGCCGTTACCTGAATGCCATCGACCCGGATCATGAAGCGTTTTTTACCGGGGAGGGAGTCCGCCTGCTGGAATCACGTCACGGTAATAGCCCTGAATGGGACAGCTTCTATCAGTCTTTGCCTGACACGATGGCCTACCACGAAGAAGACTTTGATGATGCGGACGAAGACGAGGAGGACAATGACAATGATGCTCCCCGGCGTTCGGATGAAGAAGTACGTGCCAGCATACCTGCTGAACTGCTGGCGCAACTCGCCGTCAAAGAGCAAGAAGCCAGGGACGCTTACCAGCACCAGATTGATCGGGTAAGTGAAGCTGAGACCCAGGCGCAGATTAGCGTGCTGCTCGATGAGTGGCTGAACGAAAGCCACAAGGCTTATATTGATCCGGAGATTGCCAGTATTAATTACACCTCGCGCTTTCGTCAACGGTTCAAAACCGAAGCGCATCTGGCTCTGGAAGCTGAAATCGAAAGCTACTTTACAGACTTGATGGACAGCTTCGCCGTCTCGGAAGGCGATTATTATGATCTGGATATCAATACCTTTCTGGATGCCTTGTTTGAAAAAGCGGAGGCATTGCAATGCTGGGACGCGCTGGAGCGTTACCTGAAAGCCCAAATTCAGTGGCTGGATGAAAACAGCGAAGGGAACGCCTGGTATTTTGATCAGACAACTTATGGCAATTACGCCGCAGAAGCCTTGTTACGCCATGACGCAAGTTATGGTCCGCTTTATGCGCAATACCTGACCTCATTGCGTCTGGCTGTGCCAGAAGAAACTGTGGGTGAATTTCTGCGCGAGATCATCCCTGAGCTGGGGATCAGCGCAGACACTTATCCGATCATTCTTGCCCGTCTGACGTATGCTGAAGGCCAGTGTGGCTGGGAGGATGTTGCACATTGGTGTGAGGTGATTCCAATTCGTGACTGGCTGTATCAGAACAATAAAGTGGGTGATTTCATTGCCGTTGTTCAGGCTGATGCCGAGAGATATTGCCGCAGCGACGCGGATGCCAAAGAGCGTGTTGATGCGGTCAAAGAGATGCTGAACATTGAGGATCCTGCTCAGCAGGCACTCCTGAGAGAACATTCCCAGGCTGAGTTATTACAATCACTGTATCTGCAGCGCGATGAACTTTATCAGCAGGAACTCAGCCGGATTGCCGCGATTGACTCTCCAAAGGCGATGGCAGCAGCGCTGAGCCGCTGGCAGGAAGAGCTTCGTCATCCTGATGCGCGTGTCTCACTGGATCCTCTGTGTTACGACTACGAAAAACGGTTTGAACTGCGATTCATGGGACAGGAGATCCGCCAGTTGGAGCAATCCATGGATAAAAGCCTGCTCGAACAGCTCGATCTGAAAAAGCCGCGTGTTTATGGCGAGGCGATATCGTACTGCCTGTTTGACAAAGCCAAAGCGTTGGGTGCCTGGGAGGTGCTGGAAGCCTATCTGAAAGATCAAATCCGCTGGTATCAGGACAATCAGGTCAGTTCAGCGTTTTACATCGAAGAGCTGCCTTATGGTCATTATGCCGCCGGTATGCTGGCCGAAGCACACAGCCGTTACATTCCGCTCTATGTTGAATACCTGAAAGCCTTGTCTGTCATCACTGAGTACAAAGGGACCGGAGAGCAAATTGATGATCTGTTTGATCACTATTGCCGATACAAAGAGGGGATTCACGGCGGCTTTGAGGTTTTCCTGCCGGTGATACAAGCCAGACTGACTCATGCGCGGGGCGAGTGCTGGGCGGAGAGTGTCCGAGACTGGTATGAGGATTATGGGTTAGCCGAATGGCTGGATAGCAACCGGAAAGCTGCAGAAAAGTTGCGCGAACAGGTTCAATATGAACTGATGCAGCAGGGGTATGATCAGGATGATATCAACAGTACCCTGGCGTTAATCGGCCAATCCGGTTGATGGTAATTCTCCGGGCGAATTGAGCTGTATTACTTCAGATTAGGGCAGATCTTGTTTTCAGCGTTGGACAGAAACAGGATTTGCCCGCTATCAGACATTATCGTCCCCGAATATTCCTGAACAGTTCTTCACTCAGCTCGCGCAAGACACCAGGTGCGGGGCAGGTGTGCGAATAGGCGCGAATGCCGTAAATACCCATCACCAGATAGCGGGCTAATTCTTCCGCGCTGCGATTACCCGCGATTTCTCCATCGCGAATCGCCTGTGCAAATTTGTGGGCGAAGCGTTGTTCCCAATCTTTCAGTTTGTGGCTGATCAGTCGCTCAATTTCTTTATCGTCCTGCGCCAGTTCGCTCAGGGCTTTCTGCAACAGACAATCTTTAATCTGTTCCTGCTCGCATTCGATCACCATTTGTTCCAGATAAGCAGCAATACCCGCCATGGCGGACGGCTGATTCTCAAACAGTGCCTGAAACGCGAGATCACGCTCTTTTTGGTACTGTTCCAGTGCCGCCACCAGCAAGCCGCGCTTATTGGTAAACGCACAATAGATAGACCCCGGATGCAGACCGGTAGCCTGCTTGAGATCCTGCATGCTGGTTTTGCTGTAACCCTTGGCGATAAAGGCATCCATCGCGGAATGTAACACCGTTTCGCGGTCAAATTCGGCGCTGCGCATTAATTTTCTCTTATCCATGTGGCCTGCAGGGATTTTATCCGATCTTGAATGCGCATTCAAAAAATACTTGAACGTCCATTCAAGATCGACTAATTTGAATGAGCATTCAAGAATTACTGACTAGGTGTAGTGACAATGGATAACTTGTTTCAAGCTGTAGCACTGAACGCTTCAATCACGCTGAAAAATCGCCTGCTGATGGCGCCTTTAACCCGCTGTATGGCGGATGATGAGCTGGTGCCGACTCAGGCGATGGCCGATTATTATGCTCGCAGGGCGGATACTGGTTTGATCATTTCTGAAGCGACTATCATCCGTCCGGATGGGCAGGGTTACCCGAATACACCCGGGTTGTACACCCCGGCACAAATTGCGGGCTGGCGTAAGGTGACCGATAAAGTGCATGACAATGGCGGCAAAATTTTTGCTCAGTTATGGCATACCGGGCGTGTTGCACACCCTCATTTCTTCGGCGGCGATGATGTGCTGGCGCCTTCTGCGCTGGGTGTGGAAGGTACAGTACCGCGGATGCGCGAGCTGACTTATGTCGTGCCTAAACCGGCGAGCAAGGAAGAGATCGAAGAGCTGATTGCCGATTACGCCCAGGCGGCGATTAATGCGCTGGAAGCGGGCTTTGATGGTGTCGAGATTCACGGTGCGAATGGCTATCTGATCGATCAGTTCCTGCACTACAGCAGCAACGTGCGAGAAGATGAATTCGGCGGCAGCCCAGAAAACATGGCGCGCTTCCCGCTGGCCGTGGTCGATGCCGTAGTGAAAGCCATTGGCGAAGATCGCACAGCACTGCGCCTGTCACCGGGCGCTTACTTCAATATGGATGCTGATGCCCGCGATCGCGAGGTGTTTGATTATCTTCTGGGTGAGCTGGAATCCCGTAACCTGGCGTTTTTGCATGTGGGCGTGTTCGACGACAGTATGGCATTTGATTATCTGGGCGGCACGGCTTCTGAGTATATGCGCTCACGTTACAGTAAGACGCTGGTTGGCGTGGGTGGTTTTACACCGGAAAGCGGCAGCCAGGCGATTGCCAGTGGTAAGTTCGACTTGCTGGCGATTGGCCGTCCCTTGATTGCCAATCCCGATTATGTCGCCAAAGTCCGAGCCGGCGAAGCACTCACCGAATACTCCGATACCATGCTGGCCGAGCTGGTATAAGCAAAGTTTTACCTTGTTATATAAATCGAACGGAAGGCTTTGCCTTCCGTTTTTTGTTGGGTGAGCAAAAATGACTTTTGAATCTGACCCGTCGCACTTTTTCCATCGGCTGCTTGAATCGGTCACAGGGAGAAGCCGTGCAATGATTGGTAATGTGTATAAAGTGAGTCACGCCAGTCTCCCCCGGTAAGCCACACTCAGTCATGGGTTCTGTAACTGATATAACAAGGATACCAAGATGAGTGTTTTACTGGCTCAAGCAAGACTGTTTTTCGAAGCGTGTGAAACAGGAAAAGGCTGGCAAGTGTGTAAAACCTATTGTCATTCAGATGCGACTTTCTCATCGCAAACAGCGGTGCTTGCTGAGGTGAATTCGCTGCAGGCATATACTGAATGGATGAAAGATCTATTCACGCCGTTACCGGATGGCCGTTATGATCTTAAGTTTTTTGCGGAAGATGAGAAACGGTCATGTGTTGCCGCTTATGCCGTTTTCCATGGCACCAGCAGTGGTCCGGGTGGACCGGTTGATCCGACAGGAAAAACGGTTGAAGCAGACTATGTCTATGTGATGCAATTTGAGGGAAATCTGATTCGGCATATGACGAAAATATGGAACGATGGCATCAGTCTCCAGCAGTTGGGGTGGATGTAATGCTGGTAACGAAAGGCAGTCACCGGCGGTTAAAGGCAACAAAATTGAGGTTCATTAGGGAATGATGACAGTGATAGAAATAAAACGGCCGCAGGATCTGGCGCGTTTACGGCGCCTGGCGTTGGCTGCACAGGGTTTACTTCAGGCTCAGCCTTATGGGCGCGGCCTGACCGGAGCACGCAAAGCGATTCACCACTTAGGCTATGTGCAGATAGACACCATCTCTGTGGTGGAGCGCGCACATCATCATGTCATTCATTCCAGAGTACCTCAGTTTAAACCCGAGATGACCAACCAGATGTTGCTGAACGGCGACATTTTTGAATACTGGTCGCATGCGGCAGCGTTTCTTCCCATGGCTGATTTTCGCTTTTCCCTGCCTTATAAACAGGCCATCAAAAGCGGGCAGATTCACTGGTACCGGGAGCGGGATCAGAAACTGATGGGGGAGTTGCTGGCCCGTATCCGTTCGGATGGCCCGCTTCGCTCCAGAGATGTCGAGACCAAAGCGAAGAAACGAGCAGGCTGGTGGGACTGGAAACCTGCCAAAAAAGCCCTCGAACAGCTGTATATGGAAGGTGACCTGATGGTCAGTAGTCGCGAAGGCTTTCAGAAAACCTACGATTTAACCGAGCGGGTGCTGCCCGCCCACGTGGACACCCAAATGCCAGAGACGGCGGATTTCGCAGCGCATTTGCTGGAGCGTCAGTTGTGCAGCCATGGGTTGATGTCCATGAAAGGACTGACTTATCTGCGCCGAAGCACCGAACTGCGCAAAGCGGTGAAAGATTTAGTGCAGGAAAAGCTGGCGCTGGGCGAGCTGGAACAAGTGAAAGTCAGCAGCGGAGAAATCTTCGTGATGGAAGCCGGCGCACTGGAGCGTCCGGTTCCCCGGCTGAATCAGCGCATGCTGATCCTGTCTCCGTTCGATAATGCAGTCATTCAGCGCGACCGTCTCAAAGCACTGTTTGACTATGACTATCAGATTGAATGCTATGTGCCTGAAGCCAAACGAAAGTATGGCTATTTCTGCCTGCCGCTGCTCTATCGCGGTGAGTTTATTGGGCGGATGGATTGCAAAGCGCACCGCAAGATCAGTCATCTGGAAATTAAATCTCTGCATATCGAAAACCATCGCTTTGATGAAGAACAGCTGATTGCCGCCTTTGCTGTGGCTGTCGCGCAGTTTTGTGATTTCCAAGCGTGTAATACAGTGTCTTTGACTCAGGCTTCTCCCAAACCACTTGAGTCACAGTTACAAAGTGCGCTGAAGGCGCTGAAAGATGAGCAGGAATCCGCAACAGATCGCTGAAAAAGCCACAGGTCGCTGAAAAAGAAGGGCAGCCGCCTGCGTATGAAGATCAGGTTTTTGTCGTTCATAGGCAGGTCGCTGCAAGATGCTCAGGCAAAGGTACTCAGGTAACGATACTCAGGTATAGTTAGCCACAGCACTTTTTGTATTTTTTACCGCTGCCGCAAGAGCAAGGATCGTTGCGGTTGGGTGTCTTTTCAAAGGTGATGGTGGCGGGCTTGTTCAGCAATGTATCCAGCGCAACCGTGTTCTCTGCCTGAGCGGCATCGACAACAATATTGGCCACGATCGCGTGTTCAGCAACGAGCGCCTCAATCTCCGCTTTACGTGCTTCCGTGTTCACTACAACAGAAACGGGCGCTTCTTCAGTGCCTGTTTTGACGTCACGGTTGACGTTATAGCCCGACTGCGCATGATTTTGCATGACATCTCTGCGGCCTTTGAAAAAAAATTTTGACATTGAAACTCATCACTCTTGGTATGACGTAACGGAGCGGCGATTATACGCATAAATGGTCATTGATAAAGCAGTGATCAAACAAACCTGTCAAGAAAACGCTCTTCAGGGAAGGCTGCAAAGGTGGATTGAAAACGTTGATTGAAAACGTGACCTCCTGCTTCAATCTTCGGTCGTTTCTGCTGGCACTCAGGCCGGGGGAAGGCCATCATCGGTATTGAATCAAGAATAAGGAGAGTCAGTTATGTATCAAGGCCAGTGTCATTGCGGCAATGTCCGGTTAACCATTGCGCGACTCACCGAAACCGCCACGCGCTGTAATTGTTCGCTCTGTCACCGTTATGGGGCATTGTGGGGATATCTGACTGAGTCTGAGGTGGCGGTTCAGGTGGGGGAATCCGGTACCGAATATTATGAACATGGTGATAAGTGCATTCATTTTCATCGCTGCAAACGCTGTGGCTGCGTGACTCATTATTCCTCGGCGCCAGCTTCCGGCAGTGATCGGCTCGCAGTAAATTACAGTATGTTTTCAGCCCGGGAGATCAGACCGATTCGTATCCGGTTGTTTGATGGGGCGGATACCTGGCAGTTTATTGACGAGTGAGTGAGCCATAGCGCACTGATCAGGTCAATTGAACGAGCGCCAGCGCATTGAGCCTGATTCAGCAGACTGGCTGATGTGACAGACCGCAATAAAAAGGAAAGTGACTTTACTGTGACTTTCCTTTTTTCTTTTCCGATTGTCTCAAAGGATGGTACTGAAAAGTGAGCCGGAGTGCGGCTCAACCGAATGCTATTGATGGAATTGTTTTAACTTATTGTTTTTATTGTTATTTACTGTCATTTCTGTGACGTATTTTTGAAATAAAACTGTCATCTGACCGGTGTAAATTTCCTGACTCAAATCTGTCATGATTCTGAAAATAATTTGTAACGTGAAACAATAAAAACATGGAGTGTCTGATATGTCAGTTTGCAATTTATTGGAATTTTCAGAGTCTGGTGGCTGCGGATGTAAAATCCCGCCTCAGATGCTGACGAATATTCTGAAAACAACACAACAGAAAAACACCGTTAAAAATAACGATATTTTATTGGGCTTTGAAACCTCTGATGACTGCGCCATTTATAATTTCGGTGGTAAAAAGCTATTATTTTCGACTGACTTTTTTAGTTCAACTGTCAGTTCTCCCTATCTGTTCGGGAAAATAGCTGCAGCCAATGCACTGAGTGATATTTATGCGACCGGCGGCCGTCCTTTAATTGTCAATTCCATCCTGGCTTTTCCACCTGATGATATCCCCATGCCGTACATTGAAAAAATGATTGAGGGCGCCCAGGAAG is from Photobacterium sp. TLY01 and encodes:
- a CDS encoding VIT1/CCC1 transporter family protein gives rise to the protein MADENGEKLSREHRPEVIRERLTKPAKENLASDMVLGGIDGCVTTFAVVSGVVGAGFSPIVALVLGFANLLADGFSMAVSNYESIKTQGEFIKSLRDQEQEHIKKIPEGEREEIRQIFKNKGFSGETLEKIVDTISADQQLWIDTMLIEEHGVQKTHRNPVKAAIATFTSFVLVGSVPLIPFMISGLEQSGQFTFSACLAALMFFSIGALKSRFFAKPVFLAGISTLLTGGVAASLAFLVGYVLREIFGIVAM
- a CDS encoding ester cyclase; this translates as MSVLLAQARLFFEACETGKGWQVCKTYCHSDATFSSQTAVLAEVNSLQAYTEWMKDLFTPLPDGRYDLKFFAEDEKRSCVAAYAVFHGTSSGPGGPVDPTGKTVEADYVYVMQFEGNLIRHMTKIWNDGISLQQLGWM
- a CDS encoding GFA family protein, translating into MYQGQCHCGNVRLTIARLTETATRCNCSLCHRYGALWGYLTESEVAVQVGESGTEYYEHGDKCIHFHRCKRCGCVTHYSSAPASGSDRLAVNYSMFSAREIRPIRIRLFDGADTWQFIDE
- a CDS encoding TetR/AcrR family transcriptional regulator, encoding MRSAEFDRETVLHSAMDAFIAKGYSKTSMQDLKQATGLHPGSIYCAFTNKRGLLVAALEQYQKERDLAFQALFENQPSAMAGIAAYLEQMVIECEQEQIKDCLLQKALSELAQDDKEIERLISHKLKDWEQRFAHKFAQAIRDGEIAGNRSAEELARYLVMGIYGIRAYSHTCPAPGVLRELSEELFRNIRGR
- a CDS encoding winged helix-turn-helix domain-containing protein, whose translation is MMTVIEIKRPQDLARLRRLALAAQGLLQAQPYGRGLTGARKAIHHLGYVQIDTISVVERAHHHVIHSRVPQFKPEMTNQMLLNGDIFEYWSHAAAFLPMADFRFSLPYKQAIKSGQIHWYRERDQKLMGELLARIRSDGPLRSRDVETKAKKRAGWWDWKPAKKALEQLYMEGDLMVSSREGFQKTYDLTERVLPAHVDTQMPETADFAAHLLERQLCSHGLMSMKGLTYLRRSTELRKAVKDLVQEKLALGELEQVKVSSGEIFVMEAGALERPVPRLNQRMLILSPFDNAVIQRDRLKALFDYDYQIECYVPEAKRKYGYFCLPLLYRGEFIGRMDCKAHRKISHLEIKSLHIENHRFDEEQLIAAFAVAVAQFCDFQACNTVSLTQASPKPLESQLQSALKALKDEQESATDR
- a CDS encoding PBPRA1643 family SWIM/SEC-C metal-binding motif protein, with the translated sequence MSKFFFKGRRDVMQNHAQSGYNVNRDVKTGTEEAPVSVVVNTEARKAEIEALVAEHAIVANIVVDAAQAENTVALDTLLNKPATITFEKTPNRNDPCSCGSGKKYKKCCG
- a CDS encoding alkene reductase; amino-acid sequence: MDNLFQAVALNASITLKNRLLMAPLTRCMADDELVPTQAMADYYARRADTGLIISEATIIRPDGQGYPNTPGLYTPAQIAGWRKVTDKVHDNGGKIFAQLWHTGRVAHPHFFGGDDVLAPSALGVEGTVPRMRELTYVVPKPASKEEIEELIADYAQAAINALEAGFDGVEIHGANGYLIDQFLHYSSNVREDEFGGSPENMARFPLAVVDAVVKAIGEDRTALRLSPGAYFNMDADARDREVFDYLLGELESRNLAFLHVGVFDDSMAFDYLGGTASEYMRSRYSKTLVGVGGFTPESGSQAIASGKFDLLAIGRPLIANPDYVAKVRAGEALTEYSDTMLAELV